Proteins encoded in a region of the Tautonia rosea genome:
- a CDS encoding heparin lyase I family protein: MKCCLAMVVCLTWTACEVRSDEPIPVGAWFDYHPDQYVVIDSETGLAWPAGEALLPPPYGQILLKGKFHWVTTTGLRDFEATKYASGHTNWRIPTIAELRTARQHGLYEALVEVARLEGYPYPMPVVRFGLFGSWASDVSSSNRRAWVNLLGPLHQEVRWWPTHWGSRPYLPVRETAQPTPILWADDIQEGQRPWGFSGLFTQYDGKAVEPDDANGANISRVPDPAGGPGFAMRHFAVFGPKVGRSQAGIWSFKNPVFAEQAKSEEGVYIAQEWYFPEALSANGRGTPWISLWDWHSVGPNGSNRWHTSPGMFLTKDGSMRFNLKWHSGSTGNPTSALSTIPLPVGRWFDVEMYYKWTTGPTTIKVWIDGELAVEQTVPWTRHPDHNVVETYMKFYGAAPSTTPWSPTPSVRYTRNVRIAADRIGPGGN, encoded by the coding sequence ATGAAGTGTTGTCTCGCGATGGTTGTCTGTCTGACCTGGACAGCGTGCGAGGTCCGATCCGACGAGCCGATCCCGGTTGGCGCATGGTTCGACTACCACCCCGACCAGTACGTGGTGATCGACAGCGAGACTGGCCTTGCCTGGCCAGCGGGTGAGGCGTTGCTTCCGCCGCCTTATGGGCAGATCTTGCTCAAGGGGAAGTTCCATTGGGTGACGACCACGGGCCTTCGCGACTTCGAGGCGACCAAATACGCCTCTGGCCATACGAACTGGCGGATACCGACCATCGCCGAACTCCGCACCGCCCGACAACACGGTCTGTACGAGGCCCTCGTGGAGGTCGCCAGGCTGGAAGGGTATCCCTACCCCATGCCTGTGGTACGCTTCGGCCTCTTCGGATCCTGGGCCAGCGATGTATCGAGCTCGAATCGGAGGGCGTGGGTCAATCTCCTCGGCCCGCTGCATCAAGAGGTCAGATGGTGGCCGACTCATTGGGGCTCCCGCCCCTACCTCCCCGTCCGAGAAACGGCACAGCCCACTCCCATCCTCTGGGCAGACGACATCCAGGAGGGGCAGCGCCCCTGGGGATTTAGCGGGTTGTTCACCCAGTACGATGGCAAGGCCGTCGAACCGGATGACGCCAACGGCGCGAACATCTCCAGGGTGCCGGACCCGGCCGGCGGCCCCGGCTTCGCAATGCGCCACTTCGCCGTCTTCGGGCCGAAGGTCGGCAGATCGCAGGCAGGCATCTGGAGCTTTAAGAATCCAGTCTTTGCGGAGCAAGCGAAAAGCGAAGAGGGGGTGTATATCGCCCAGGAGTGGTACTTCCCCGAGGCCCTCAGCGCGAACGGGCGTGGCACGCCATGGATCAGCCTCTGGGATTGGCATTCAGTCGGCCCGAACGGATCGAACCGATGGCATACTTCGCCCGGCATGTTCCTGACGAAGGATGGCTCGATGCGTTTCAATCTGAAATGGCATTCCGGGTCTACTGGCAATCCGACCAGTGCACTCTCGACGATTCCTTTACCCGTCGGCAGGTGGTTCGATGTCGAGATGTACTACAAGTGGACCACGGGGCCGACAACCATCAAGGTCTGGATTGATGGTGAGCTTGCCGTTGAGCAAACCGTTCCCTGGACGCGCCACCCTGATCACAACGTCGTGGAAACCTACATGAAGTTCTATGGTGCGGCACCCTCGACCACGCCGTGGTCTCCAACTCCCAGCGTCCGGTACACCCGCAACGTTCGAATCGCGGCCGATAGGATCGGGCCCGGCGGGAATTAA
- a CDS encoding ATP-dependent Clp protease ATP-binding subunit has translation MYERFTDRARKVMQLANQEAQRFNHEYVGTEHVLLGLVKEGSGVAANVLKNLDVDLRKIRVEVEKIVQSGPDMVTMGKLPQTPRAKKVIEYAIEEARNLNHNYVGTEHLLLGLLREQEGVAAQVLMNLGLKLEEVREEVLNLLGHGMDAGGEAERGGGGAAAKGGKSKTPALDSFGRDLTELARQGKLDPVIGRQNEIERVVQILSRRQKNNPVLLGEAGVGKTAIVEGLAQLIVDANVPELLRDRRIVVLDLAMMVAGTKYRGQFEERIKAVMNEVRRAKNTILFIDELHTLVGAGGAEGAIDASNVLKPALARGEVQCIGATTLDEYRKYIEKDGALDRRFQMVVVNPPSKSEALEILRGLRDRYEAHHRVQITDEALEAAVEMSDRYISGRCLPDKAIDVIDEAGARVRLKAMTRPPDLKELDEQIERLNQDKEEAVANQDFERAAALRDQADKLKKKKETITREWREKAKEVDGTVDEEVVAEVVSKMTGVPLTRLEAEETERLVRMEEELQKKVISQREAVKRISQAVRRSRAGLKDPKRPIGSFIFAGPTGVGKTLLAKSLAEFMFGEAEALIQIDMSEYMEKHNVSRLIGAPPGYVGYEEGGQLTEKIRRRPYSVVLLDEIEKAHPDVFNMLLQIMEEGRLTDNVGRVVDFKNTIIIMTTNAGVEATSQSNVLGFGRNMDDPSNYEEMKERLKVAIEKYFRPEFLNRLDDIIVFHNLTREDLKHIIDIELTKVRQRLADRGLRLILTEESKDYIIDKGFNPDYGARPLRRAIENMIEDPMSESILRGEFKGKDTLTVTVGDTEDGPKLVFEATSKSEEELAGAGSASSGEGQPSGDEGGSE, from the coding sequence ATGTACGAACGTTTCACCGACCGTGCTCGGAAGGTGATGCAGCTGGCCAATCAGGAGGCCCAGCGCTTCAACCACGAGTACGTCGGCACTGAGCATGTGCTGCTGGGCCTGGTCAAGGAGGGCAGCGGGGTCGCGGCCAATGTGCTGAAGAACCTCGACGTCGACCTGAGGAAGATCCGGGTCGAGGTGGAGAAAATCGTTCAATCCGGTCCGGACATGGTCACGATGGGGAAGCTTCCCCAGACCCCCCGTGCCAAGAAGGTTATCGAATACGCCATCGAAGAGGCCCGGAATCTCAATCACAACTACGTCGGGACGGAGCACTTGCTGCTTGGCCTGCTGCGTGAGCAGGAGGGCGTGGCCGCTCAGGTCTTGATGAACCTGGGCTTGAAGCTCGAGGAAGTCCGCGAGGAGGTACTCAACTTGCTCGGTCACGGGATGGACGCAGGCGGCGAAGCAGAACGCGGTGGCGGCGGCGCCGCGGCCAAGGGCGGCAAGTCGAAGACTCCCGCTCTGGATAGCTTCGGGCGAGACCTTACCGAGCTGGCCCGTCAAGGGAAGCTCGACCCGGTCATCGGCCGCCAGAATGAAATCGAGCGAGTGGTTCAGATCCTCTCGCGCCGCCAGAAAAACAACCCGGTGCTGCTCGGCGAGGCCGGCGTCGGCAAGACGGCGATCGTCGAAGGGCTGGCCCAGCTCATCGTTGACGCCAACGTGCCGGAACTGCTCCGCGACCGTCGGATCGTCGTGCTCGACCTGGCGATGATGGTCGCCGGGACGAAGTATCGCGGCCAGTTCGAGGAGCGGATCAAGGCCGTTATGAACGAGGTCCGCCGGGCCAAGAACACGATTTTGTTCATCGACGAGTTGCACACGCTCGTCGGGGCCGGCGGGGCCGAAGGGGCGATCGACGCCTCGAACGTGTTGAAGCCGGCGCTGGCCCGAGGCGAGGTGCAGTGCATCGGCGCCACGACGCTCGACGAGTACCGCAAGTACATCGAGAAGGACGGGGCCCTTGACCGTCGCTTCCAGATGGTTGTGGTCAACCCGCCGAGCAAGAGCGAGGCTCTGGAGATTCTCCGAGGCCTACGCGACCGCTACGAGGCGCACCACCGGGTGCAGATCACCGACGAGGCGCTCGAAGCCGCCGTCGAGATGTCGGATCGCTACATCTCCGGCCGTTGCCTGCCGGACAAGGCGATCGACGTGATCGACGAGGCCGGGGCACGCGTCCGCCTGAAGGCGATGACCCGTCCGCCCGACCTGAAAGAGCTGGACGAGCAGATCGAACGGCTGAACCAGGACAAGGAAGAGGCCGTCGCCAACCAGGACTTCGAGCGGGCCGCGGCCCTGCGCGACCAGGCCGACAAGCTGAAGAAGAAGAAGGAAACGATCACCCGCGAATGGCGGGAAAAGGCCAAGGAAGTGGACGGCACGGTGGACGAGGAAGTCGTCGCCGAGGTCGTCTCGAAGATGACCGGCGTGCCGCTCACCCGCCTGGAGGCCGAGGAAACCGAACGCCTCGTCCGGATGGAAGAGGAGCTGCAGAAGAAGGTCATCAGCCAGCGCGAGGCGGTCAAGCGGATCAGCCAGGCCGTGCGCCGCAGCCGGGCCGGCTTGAAGGATCCGAAGCGGCCGATCGGCAGCTTCATCTTCGCCGGGCCGACGGGCGTCGGGAAAACGTTGCTGGCCAAGAGTCTGGCCGAATTCATGTTCGGCGAGGCTGAGGCGCTGATTCAGATCGACATGTCCGAGTACATGGAGAAGCACAACGTCAGCCGATTGATCGGTGCTCCTCCGGGCTATGTCGGGTATGAAGAGGGTGGCCAGTTGACGGAGAAGATCCGCCGGCGGCCGTACTCGGTGGTCCTGCTCGATGAAATCGAGAAGGCCCATCCCGATGTGTTCAACATGCTCTTGCAGATCATGGAAGAAGGCCGCCTGACCGACAACGTCGGCCGGGTCGTCGACTTCAAGAACACGATCATCATCATGACCACGAACGCGGGCGTCGAGGCCACCTCGCAGTCGAACGTCCTCGGCTTCGGTCGGAACATGGACGACCCGAGCAACTACGAGGAAATGAAGGAGCGGCTGAAGGTCGCCATCGAGAAGTACTTCCGCCCTGAGTTCCTCAACCGTCTGGACGACATCATCGTCTTCCACAACCTGACGCGAGAGGACCTGAAGCACATCATCGACATCGAGCTGACGAAGGTCCGCCAGCGCCTGGCCGACCGGGGCTTGCGGCTCATCCTCACCGAGGAGTCGAAGGATTACATCATCGACAAGGGCTTTAACCCTGATTACGGTGCCCGACCGCTTCGCCGAGCGATCGAGAACATGATCGAGGACCCGATGTCCGAGTCGATCCTTCGGGGCGAGTTCAAGGGCAAGGACACCCTGACCGTCACCGTCGGCGATACCGAAGACGGTCCCAAGCTCGTCTTCGAGGCCACCTCCAAGAGCGAGGAAGAACTGGCCGGTGCCGGCTCGGCCTCCTCAGGCGAAGGTCAGCCGAGCGGAGATGAAGGCGGATCGGAGTAA
- a CDS encoding tetratricopeptide repeat protein yields the protein MPRRFWIAALSLWPGLPQVWSGQEVMGLILASVFAGTLNLAIVTHLIWTEAVPPALTTFVTALAVGTWLASLAYTLWWVWRCHPERYRAEIERLYREATEHYLRGRWNDARRRFEQILTMDETDADVYMHLGTLFVRIDQPDEARRAFRQCLELEGGTKWGWEIRRALDQMDES from the coding sequence ATGCCCAGGCGGTTCTGGATTGCGGCGTTGAGCCTGTGGCCGGGCTTGCCGCAGGTCTGGTCGGGGCAAGAGGTCATGGGATTGATCCTGGCGAGCGTCTTCGCCGGGACGTTAAACCTGGCGATTGTCACGCACCTGATCTGGACCGAGGCGGTACCGCCAGCCCTGACAACCTTCGTGACCGCCCTGGCCGTGGGCACCTGGCTGGCGAGCCTGGCGTACACGCTCTGGTGGGTCTGGCGATGCCACCCGGAACGGTATCGGGCGGAGATCGAACGGTTGTACCGTGAGGCGACCGAACATTACCTCCGCGGGCGCTGGAACGACGCAAGGCGGCGGTTCGAGCAAATTCTGACGATGGACGAAACCGACGCTGACGTGTACATGCACCTGGGGACCTTGTTCGTGCGGATTGATCAGCCGGACGAGGCGCGGCGGGCGTTTCGCCAGTGTTTGGAGCTGGAAGGGGGTACGAAATGGGGGTGGGAAATCCGCCGAGCCCTGGACCAGATGGACGAGTCATGA